In Gossypium hirsutum isolate 1008001.06 chromosome D06, Gossypium_hirsutum_v2.1, whole genome shotgun sequence, one genomic interval encodes:
- the LOC107900288 gene encoding protein NEGATIVE GRAVITROPIC RESPONSE OF ROOTS, whose product MKIFSWVQNKLTSKKSNIIPDNNHTKQPCKEELNDWPHGLLAIGTLGNKIKQEADQKANLHQCVPSTQDHVNYLHGLTAEEVGKLQKELNLIFQEHGPTSPANLEAPSLPFDRFLDAGSSTVEDEERVCSGCSDGSNLNNRKDDHHLQYCNSSLVQSRGKDMCSDNSKAAIGKKSLSFLLKKMFVCRSGFSPAPISLRDPAVMESRTEKLLKAILHKKIYPQNYSTKLSTKKSLESCTHISNTADGDEKIEKADDGSKWVKTDSEYIVLEI is encoded by the exons ATGAAG ATATTCAGCTGGGTTCAAAACAAGCTCACTAGCAAGAAATCCAACATTATTCCAGATAATA ATCATACAAAACAGCCTTGCAAAGAAGAGCTCAATGACTGGCCTCATGGACTGCTTGCGATTGGAACTTTGGGAAATAAGATAAAACAAGAAGCAGATCAGAAGGCAAATCTACACCAATGTGTCCCCTCTACACAAGATCATGTCAATTATCTACATGGTCTGACGGCTGAAGAAGTAGGGAAACTTCAAAAAGAGTTGAACTTAATATTTCAAGAACATGGACCGACATCACCAGCTAATCTAGAAGCCCCTAGTCTTCCATTTGATAGATTTCTGGATGCCGGCTCGAGCACGGTCGAAGATGAAGAAAGGGTTTGCAGTGGATGCTCCGATGGTTCGAATTTAAATAACAGAAAAGATGATCACCATCTCCAGTATTGTAACAGCAGTTTGGTTCAGAGTAGAGGGAAAGATATGTGCTCGGACAACTCAAAAGCTGCAATAGGGAAAAAATCATTATCATTTCTTTTGAAGAAGATGTTTGTTTGTAGAAGTGGATTTTCACCCGCCCCAATTAGTTTAAGGGATCCAGCAGTCATGGAATCACGAACGGAGAAG CTGTTGAAGGCCATACTTCACAAGAAGATATATCCTCAAAATTATAGCACCAAACTGTCTACTAAGAAATCCTTAGAGAGCTGTACCCATATCTCCAACACTGCCGATGGGGATGAAAAGATTGAAAAGGCAGATGATGGAAGTAAATGGGTGAAAACAGATTCCGAAT ATATTGTTTTGGAAATATAA